A stretch of the Candidatus Finniella inopinata genome encodes the following:
- a CDS encoding NUDIX hydrolase, whose amino-acid sequence MPGEALGIRNQADVAKGFVVDAFMANWDLVVEGKNLWLSGGKIYRMDNGGALRYRAMGAFKTLTGYDFSSALSDLYTLRGQRYPLDPTLDINTYGQQFYGTLTQPEILRQIEKLVALKDVILKTADKYNQLLGSIKDYPKLISNLVTRLNSLKSYHYDQAIPVNQYRQAHPFAVVIPNKSSASILIVTEHNGRKKVLLGKRVRHDWWGNFGGKADDEDKTLLNAAVREVSEESMGLYHVLTDDLVQAPFHDLIKGGDLPDALHRMYLLEGRDYIDPSIFKTALRGQTDEHSQEYTDFAWVDVADLLALVKTFQSTPNQTDNENQYVLKDDKRRDISIHHPLMDMLRQAPVVAWLEALTSNVKVKPSHTQGSIGSTVLKDPRRPSWYPSPPFFDPRAEEGEKLYNLMTKHLDLMTQVKQKGEKIREILKPIEPSTTSARASSSSASSMTFKEEEAQGSAGSSTSAGDLSRTETATDTHLKWSLEQAGIKYTQGNDQKNIYLFLKDVSTISKGYCEEFNPASGTCAPGTISYKCMLLEAVAEERNMKNWFVFYHTLPGKMAFIYDIATEFRNALRVMGSSNDARVNMHSLRVLDTFFKDLANVDAFIEDQMKKQNTENFREIDNYESNFQENGLSVNIYLFGSKDCNYESTFGMLHSNYTITPPDYTKFLSHLISQFSLTNTDKYFELFKRYFGETDTNQLLQIFVNPDVVNNMVYLSALFGRGLYETPLEQKQKLAPRAFLETLRQDPIKAANALISIPSSLGFQTLQARIFSKPDMMADSGKVQIKRYFRVNPKEGYLRELRAMVREDLTQWLQAKHELSPDTLENPSSSDTTRPLTSLQKVHRHMHQSSGITYETKTTVSKYGQFLKTDNLDGIKQILAQDRNFDLFKPIANVDYMDDSIGLPDIIPPIALFDDAPKVLEWMIQNHSERLKNAALEAIKSTDEYVKTSALKLFLDLVNKNQGFLEALAAASEAIKSTDNKDKRMGFSLFLALVNKNQGVTEAIAAASEAIKSTYYMTNHAARGLLEALKQRMRVDTTDTKLLKS is encoded by the coding sequence TTGCCTGGAGAAGCACTTGGCATTCGAAACCAGGCAGATGTTGCCAAAGGCTTTGTTGTGGATGCCTTTATGGCGAATTGGGATTTAGTTGTGGAGGGCAAGAACCTTTGGCTTAGCGGGGGCAAAATTTACCGCATGGATAATGGCGGCGCCCTTCGGTATCGGGCTATGGGGGCTTTTAAGACATTAACAGGTTATGATTTCAGTTCAGCCCTTAGTGACCTTTATACTTTACGGGGTCAGCGCTATCCTCTTGATCCCACTCTTGACATTAATACCTACGGTCAACAGTTTTACGGAACCTTAACTCAGCCTGAGATTTTAAGGCAAATTGAAAAGCTTGTGGCCTTAAAAGACGTTATTTTAAAAACGGCAGATAAGTACAATCAGCTTCTAGGCAGTATTAAAGATTACCCAAAACTGATATCAAACCTAGTGACTCGCTTGAATTCCTTGAAATCGTATCATTATGATCAGGCTATTCCTGTGAATCAATATAGGCAGGCTCATCCTTTTGCCGTTGTTATCCCCAATAAGTCATCGGCAAGCATTTTGATTGTCACAGAACATAATGGTCGCAAGAAGGTATTGTTAGGAAAGCGCGTTAGGCATGATTGGTGGGGGAATTTCGGGGGAAAAGCAGACGACGAAGATAAGACCCTTTTGAATGCCGCCGTGCGTGAGGTTAGCGAAGAATCCATGGGACTCTATCACGTTTTGACAGATGACCTTGTGCAGGCGCCCTTCCATGATTTGATTAAAGGCGGGGATCTGCCAGACGCCTTGCATCGTATGTATTTGCTGGAGGGTCGGGATTACATAGATCCGTCCATATTCAAGACAGCGCTTAGGGGGCAAACAGATGAACATAGCCAAGAATATACCGATTTTGCCTGGGTCGATGTGGCCGATTTATTAGCGCTTGTGAAAACGTTTCAGAGTACACCAAACCAAACAGACAACGAAAATCAGTATGTTTTAAAGGATGATAAGAGAAGAGATATTTCCATTCATCACCCATTAATGGATATGTTGCGTCAAGCACCGGTTGTTGCCTGGTTGGAAGCCTTGACGAGCAATGTCAAGGTTAAGCCCAGCCATACCCAAGGAAGTATCGGGTCCACAGTTCTAAAAGACCCACGGCGCCCGTCCTGGTACCCTTCTCCGCCATTTTTTGACCCAAGGGCAGAGGAAGGGGAAAAACTGTATAATCTTATGACCAAACATCTAGATTTAATGACGCAGGTAAAGCAAAAGGGAGAGAAGATACGAGAAATCCTAAAGCCGATAGAACCTTCGACGACTTCAGCGCGCGCTTCAAGCAGTTCAGCATCTTCAATGACCTTTAAGGAAGAGGAAGCCCAAGGCAGTGCAGGATCATCGACTTCAGCAGGAGATCTAAGCAGAACTGAAACAGCCACTGATACGCATTTAAAATGGAGTTTAGAGCAAGCAGGAATAAAATACACACAGGGCAATGACCAGAAAAATATTTACTTGTTCTTAAAAGATGTAAGTACTATATCAAAAGGCTACTGTGAAGAATTTAACCCTGCCTCTGGCACGTGTGCACCGGGCACAATAAGCTACAAATGTATGCTCTTAGAAGCCGTGGCTGAAGAACGGAACATGAAGAACTGGTTCGTCTTTTATCACACTCTGCCAGGGAAAATGGCGTTTATTTATGATATTGCCACTGAATTTAGGAATGCGTTAAGGGTGATGGGGTCTTCCAATGATGCGCGCGTCAATATGCATTCCCTGCGTGTTTTAGACACCTTTTTCAAAGATCTTGCGAATGTTGATGCGTTTATAGAAGACCAGATGAAAAAGCAGAACACTGAGAACTTTAGAGAAATAGACAATTATGAAAGTAATTTTCAAGAAAACGGGCTTTCTGTCAATATTTACCTTTTTGGCAGTAAGGATTGTAATTATGAATCGACTTTTGGTATGTTGCATTCAAATTACACCATCACGCCACCTGATTATACAAAATTTTTAAGCCATTTGATTTCCCAGTTTTCTCTTACCAATACGGATAAGTATTTTGAGTTGTTTAAACGTTATTTTGGTGAAACCGATACAAATCAATTACTACAAATTTTTGTGAATCCCGACGTTGTTAATAACATGGTTTATCTGTCTGCCTTATTTGGTAGGGGTCTTTATGAAACCCCTCTAGAACAAAAACAAAAGCTCGCCCCCAGGGCCTTTTTAGAAACGTTACGTCAGGACCCAATCAAAGCCGCTAATGCCTTAATCAGCATCCCCTCTTCTTTAGGCTTTCAAACGTTACAGGCACGTATTTTCTCAAAGCCGGACATGATGGCCGATTCTGGTAAGGTGCAAATTAAACGCTATTTTAGGGTTAATCCGAAAGAGGGATATTTAAGAGAACTAAGGGCAATGGTTCGCGAAGATCTTACCCAGTGGTTACAGGCAAAACATGAGTTATCCCCAGATACTTTAGAAAACCCATCTTCAAGCGATACGACGCGACCTTTAACGTCCCTACAGAAAGTCCATCGACATATGCATCAATCATCAGGGATTACCTATGAAACAAAAACGACTGTATCGAAGTATGGTCAATTTCTGAAAACCGATAATTTAGATGGCATCAAGCAAATACTGGCACAAGATCGAAATTTTGATTTATTTAAACCTATTGCAAATGTGGATTATATGGATGATAGTATAGGTCTGCCAGACATTATTCCCCCTATCGCGTTATTTGATGACGCACCAAAAGTACTTGAATGGATGATTCAAAACCATTCGGAGAGATTAAAAAATGCAGCACTGGAAGCAATCAAAAGCACTGACGAATACGTTAAAACTTCTGCTCTAAAATTATTCCTGGACCTTGTTAACAAGAACCAAGGCTTTCTAGAAGCCCTGGCAGCAGCCTCAGAAGCAATCAAAAGCACTGACAATAAGGATAAACGTATGGGTTTTTCTTTATTCCTTGCCCTTGTTAACAAGAACCAAGGAGTCACAGAAGCCATAGCAGCAGCGTCAGAAGCAATCAAAAGCACTTACTACATGACCAACCATGCTGCTCGTGGCCTATTGGAGGCCCTTAAGCAGCGCATGAGAGTGGACACCACTGACACTAAGCTCTTAAAATCCTGA
- a CDS encoding FAD-dependent oxidoreductase encodes MQGCKNPFAIVVFLTLQLICFMRPCIAADQVTSLMTIIDAAEPLPQPWERLLENLKSQFSEIQEWQNILARAKPENPISIYNVGLSYQELCQQRNVDLDPLTLSDLYKHAIICGAPRAWYSLGLYYKEQKQRQKSENCFLFFAKQKPDRFLDLERRYGKWDNTLPVFWKLWSENNPFSVRLFEDLSAVSPERFHKEAHYIAKSYLIKKGGFPYDQKKAKYWLKISAAAGNLEDAYLLCSLGYKTLGKEKHALQGLIHKVRPLVENPVVQSKYGAKAKIFLTRLLVEYASSPEESRYLQEAFPCLITALEDNDTPQVPLFGGTKNGVTRNFIELEDYRQSAINSARDSKTKYLSLQEAGFTYLEAYNPRQRGMLEKAQEYFLQSYEVIPSLSAQFYATFIQYCLGFDSPRKSPSNSELLKYYQSLLRDVLVKGDATLIRKLIADFSTSQFKDHVSLLAFFYRCGLNAISPSTEHEIYFLKVAAEVEDKMGERMLEGRYPLASTLSPQQKKKLVHSRTHTNEKPKIAIIGGGISGILTAILLAKLSEEGKLAVGEICLIEKNSLLLQGASELASRLHLGSEYPKDSTTASQCLFGATLFRQMFQTDRVLTPVEFNDFLLATESLKSGETDSRLSEAELLNHYEQLNQIYGRYVEQLKAKDSSKDAEKLLFGTLPLFHKLEGAEWEKLGVKHHFASGLRTKERGLQAVGLGAILEYLLDRHKIKVHYGCGVDDVQVLPEGGFAVKSPNHSPIYARYLINAAWENNSYLEWLIKRQVFSASAEVQVDIPRPIKHVFLRSLALIDITSVNLPSNTSFFGLVGKAGGMVSCFNKSFATIFIPQEGFSYQGQYDLSPAGNYPHTLPNQAVSKRASLENERAQVALCNKILEDAQEKYPFLEGAKPLGVVTHTTLSDNNEISVRKHSNAYWVEGTDALQVCAQKLTFAPFVVCQALARLIHDKQREFQSKFDAAETKYLSQFKEGSTVANPNGQPWDACLPDSFTLIKDDSFMRNDEFLDKMRLYAFHRGLPFTIFDESKEARAAKRDFSKQFCLIVQNPNLRNLDLSHHPMTSSFVELLGDFLKDNKTLITIKLGRLQKINDDDDEKESGKILKALSKIPTLKEVTLKGWNLSFSKRYKPLKALVTESKLKSISFEDGVTLTARAIEHLFKEAPQPSSLTHFTFRNGTLNAEALDALLKSTAKLSNLRYLNLPGNNMGQHLKHDVKLLANLISNLFHLQKVDLSGNQLFSIFQSDSPSSNDLPLSLEASPLLSSITSHQALKAADLNNNGPISATLQDRIDYFMWNKSEAAEEVAYLTPASSSC; translated from the coding sequence ATGCAAGGTTGTAAAAATCCTTTTGCGATTGTCGTTTTTCTGACATTGCAGCTGATCTGTTTTATGCGGCCCTGTATTGCTGCCGATCAGGTGACTTCTTTAATGACAATCATTGATGCAGCGGAACCACTTCCCCAGCCTTGGGAACGCCTTTTAGAGAACCTAAAATCCCAATTTTCAGAAATACAGGAATGGCAGAATATCTTGGCACGAGCCAAACCTGAGAACCCAATTTCCATATATAATGTTGGATTATCCTATCAAGAATTATGCCAACAAAGAAACGTTGACCTAGACCCCTTAACCCTGAGTGATTTATATAAACACGCCATTATTTGCGGGGCACCCAGAGCCTGGTATTCCCTGGGACTGTATTACAAAGAACAGAAGCAACGTCAAAAAAGCGAAAATTGTTTTTTATTCTTCGCGAAACAAAAGCCCGATAGGTTTTTGGATCTAGAACGAAGATACGGAAAATGGGACAACACGCTCCCCGTTTTTTGGAAGTTATGGAGCGAAAATAATCCTTTTAGTGTAAGACTGTTTGAAGATTTATCCGCCGTTTCTCCTGAACGATTCCACAAAGAGGCTCATTACATAGCAAAATCATACCTCATCAAAAAAGGTGGTTTCCCTTATGATCAAAAGAAGGCAAAGTATTGGCTTAAAATTTCAGCCGCGGCTGGAAATTTAGAAGATGCTTATCTTTTGTGTAGTCTTGGTTATAAGACGCTAGGGAAAGAAAAACACGCCCTTCAAGGGCTTATTCACAAGGTCCGACCTTTAGTCGAAAATCCAGTCGTGCAATCTAAATACGGCGCCAAGGCAAAAATATTTTTAACTCGACTTTTGGTTGAGTATGCCAGTTCTCCAGAAGAAAGCAGGTACCTTCAAGAAGCATTCCCTTGTTTAATAACGGCCCTGGAAGATAACGATACCCCTCAGGTACCCTTGTTTGGAGGAACAAAAAATGGTGTCACAAGGAATTTTATTGAATTAGAAGACTATAGACAATCAGCGATAAACTCTGCACGCGACTCCAAAACAAAATACCTAAGTTTGCAAGAGGCTGGGTTCACTTACTTGGAAGCATATAACCCTCGACAACGAGGTATGCTTGAGAAAGCTCAGGAATATTTCCTTCAATCTTATGAAGTGATCCCTAGTCTTTCCGCGCAGTTTTATGCGACTTTTATTCAATATTGTTTGGGGTTTGATAGTCCTCGTAAGTCGCCTTCAAACTCTGAACTTCTAAAATATTACCAATCTTTATTGCGTGATGTTTTAGTAAAAGGGGATGCTACCCTTATTAGAAAGCTTATTGCAGACTTTTCTACCTCACAGTTTAAAGACCACGTTTCTTTACTGGCGTTTTTTTATCGATGCGGCTTGAACGCCATCAGTCCTTCCACAGAACATGAAATTTACTTTCTAAAAGTGGCCGCCGAAGTGGAGGATAAGATGGGAGAAAGGATGCTTGAAGGACGTTATCCTTTGGCATCGACTCTAAGCCCCCAGCAAAAAAAGAAACTAGTTCATTCCCGCACCCATACCAACGAAAAGCCCAAAATAGCGATCATTGGGGGCGGGATATCTGGAATATTAACGGCCATTCTTTTAGCAAAATTATCTGAAGAAGGGAAACTTGCAGTAGGCGAGATTTGTCTTATAGAAAAAAACAGCCTTCTCCTTCAAGGAGCAAGCGAATTGGCTTCACGATTACATTTGGGTAGCGAATATCCCAAAGATTCTACCACAGCCTCTCAATGTTTGTTTGGCGCGACACTGTTTAGACAGATGTTTCAAACTGACCGTGTTTTAACGCCCGTTGAGTTTAATGACTTCTTACTGGCCACAGAATCACTGAAAAGCGGTGAAACAGATTCAAGACTCAGCGAAGCTGAACTTCTTAATCATTATGAACAGTTAAACCAGATTTATGGGCGGTATGTGGAACAACTTAAAGCTAAAGATTCGTCCAAGGACGCAGAAAAACTTTTATTTGGGACATTGCCGCTCTTTCATAAGCTTGAAGGTGCAGAATGGGAAAAATTGGGCGTCAAGCATCATTTTGCTTCCGGCTTAAGAACCAAGGAAAGGGGACTGCAGGCTGTAGGGTTAGGGGCCATCCTTGAATATCTATTGGATCGTCACAAAATTAAGGTTCATTACGGCTGTGGTGTTGACGATGTACAGGTCTTACCGGAGGGGGGATTTGCCGTTAAAAGTCCCAATCATTCTCCCATTTATGCTCGGTACCTTATAAATGCCGCTTGGGAAAATAATTCCTATCTTGAATGGTTGATCAAAAGGCAAGTTTTCTCCGCTAGTGCTGAGGTTCAAGTAGATATCCCCCGACCCATAAAACATGTCTTTCTAAGAAGCCTTGCGCTGATTGATATCACAAGTGTTAACCTGCCCTCCAATACAAGCTTTTTTGGTTTGGTAGGTAAGGCAGGGGGGATGGTCTCTTGTTTTAATAAAAGCTTTGCTACTATTTTTATTCCCCAAGAGGGGTTTTCTTACCAAGGTCAGTATGACCTTTCACCGGCTGGAAATTATCCACATACTCTTCCGAACCAAGCCGTTAGTAAACGTGCCAGTTTAGAAAATGAAAGGGCACAAGTGGCGCTTTGTAATAAAATTCTGGAAGATGCCCAAGAAAAGTATCCGTTCTTAGAAGGTGCAAAACCGCTTGGGGTTGTTACCCATACAACGTTATCTGATAACAATGAAATCTCTGTACGCAAACACAGCAATGCCTATTGGGTTGAAGGAACGGATGCTCTTCAAGTATGCGCGCAAAAATTGACGTTTGCCCCTTTTGTGGTTTGTCAAGCTCTGGCTCGTTTAATCCACGACAAACAGAGAGAGTTTCAATCGAAGTTTGATGCCGCTGAAACAAAATATTTATCTCAATTCAAAGAAGGATCAACAGTTGCAAATCCAAATGGTCAACCTTGGGATGCTTGTTTGCCGGATAGTTTTACGTTGATTAAAGATGACAGTTTCATGCGTAATGATGAATTTTTGGATAAGATGCGTCTATACGCGTTTCATCGAGGTCTTCCTTTCACTATTTTCGATGAAAGCAAGGAAGCCAGAGCTGCCAAAAGAGATTTTTCTAAGCAATTTTGTCTTATTGTCCAAAATCCCAATCTAAGGAATCTTGATTTAAGTCATCATCCCATGACGTCTTCTTTTGTTGAGCTTCTTGGGGATTTCCTTAAGGATAATAAGACTTTAATAACGATAAAATTGGGGCGACTGCAGAAGATCAACGATGATGACGACGAAAAGGAAAGCGGAAAAATCCTGAAAGCACTGAGCAAGATTCCGACCTTGAAAGAAGTCACTTTAAAAGGTTGGAATTTAAGTTTTTCAAAAAGGTATAAACCCCTAAAGGCTTTAGTAACTGAAAGTAAACTTAAATCAATTTCTTTTGAAGACGGCGTAACTCTGACAGCACGTGCTATCGAACACCTTTTTAAAGAAGCCCCACAGCCTTCCTCTTTAACCCATTTTACGTTTAGAAACGGAACTTTGAATGCAGAAGCCTTAGATGCCTTGCTTAAGTCTACGGCAAAATTATCTAATTTAAGATACCTTAATCTGCCAGGGAACAATATGGGGCAACATCTAAAGCATGACGTAAAGCTATTAGCCAACCTGATTTCAAATCTTTTTCATCTTCAAAAAGTAGATCTGAGTGGAAATCAATTGTTCAGCATTTTTCAATCAGACTCACCCTCTTCTAATGATTTACCCCTATCTTTAGAGGCAAGTCCTTTGCTATCAAGTATCACAAGCCATCAAGCTCTTAAAGCAGCCGACTTAAATAACAATGGCCCAATCTCAGCGACCCTTCAAGATCGGATTGATTATTTTATGTGGAATAAATCGGAAGCTGCTGAAGAAGTCGCTTATTTAACGCCAGCATCCAGCAGCTGTTGA
- the mraY gene encoding phospho-N-acetylmuramoyl-pentapeptide-transferase, whose translation MLYHLLYPLAERFTFLNLFRYITFRTGGAIVTALIISFVCGKPIINWLKSKQKEGQPIRENGPETHLITKKGTPTMGGCLILLAIALSTVLWADWSNSFVWVALMVTLGFGALGAYDDFLKLTKRSSKGLAGKMKLLVQITLSLITVYYITKATNQKLVHCVTFPFAKEYVLNLGLLYYPWAICVIVGSSNAVNLTDGLDGLAIVPVMIAAACFGLISYLVGNAVFSHYLQLHHINHAGELTVFLGSIIGAGLGFLWFNAPPAKVFMGDTGSLAAGGALGVVAVITKHEIVLAIVGGLFVLEAVSVILQVGYFKLTGKRIFLMAPIHHHFEKKGWAEPTIVIRFWIIATILALAGLSTLKLR comes from the coding sequence ATGCTGTATCACCTGCTTTATCCTCTGGCTGAACGTTTCACATTTTTGAATCTTTTTCGTTATATTACTTTTCGTACCGGCGGCGCGATTGTAACAGCCTTGATCATCAGTTTTGTCTGTGGAAAGCCGATTATTAATTGGTTAAAAAGCAAACAAAAAGAGGGGCAACCGATTCGCGAAAACGGTCCTGAGACCCATCTCATCACAAAAAAAGGCACACCAACCATGGGTGGATGTCTTATTTTGCTGGCCATTGCCCTCAGCACAGTTTTATGGGCCGACTGGTCCAATAGCTTTGTCTGGGTCGCCCTTATGGTGACTCTTGGATTTGGCGCCTTAGGCGCGTATGACGATTTTTTGAAATTGACTAAACGCAGTTCCAAAGGACTGGCAGGAAAGATGAAGTTGCTTGTGCAAATAACTTTGTCATTGATTACCGTTTATTATATTACAAAAGCCACAAACCAGAAATTGGTGCACTGCGTGACATTTCCTTTTGCAAAAGAGTATGTCTTAAACCTGGGGCTTTTGTATTACCCCTGGGCGATTTGTGTGATTGTAGGTTCATCAAATGCAGTCAACCTAACCGATGGCTTAGATGGGCTGGCGATTGTGCCTGTGATGATTGCGGCGGCTTGTTTTGGACTGATCAGCTATTTGGTGGGGAATGCCGTTTTCTCACATTATTTGCAATTGCATCACATTAATCATGCGGGCGAGTTGACTGTTTTCTTAGGCTCTATTATTGGTGCGGGGCTGGGGTTTTTATGGTTCAACGCACCCCCCGCCAAAGTTTTTATGGGGGATACAGGTTCATTAGCAGCCGGGGGGGCCTTAGGTGTGGTGGCTGTTATTACCAAGCACGAAATTGTTTTGGCCATTGTCGGCGGCCTGTTTGTATTAGAGGCGGTGTCGGTTATCTTGCAAGTGGGATATTTTAAATTGACCGGAAAACGCATTTTTTTGATGGCACCCATCCATCATCATTTTGAGAAAAAAGGGTGGGCAGAACCCACTATTGTGATTCGATTTTGGATCATTGCGACCATCTTGGCCCTAGCTGGCTTATCCACGTTAAAGCTACGCTAA
- a CDS encoding UDP-N-acetylmuramoyl-tripeptide--D-alanyl-D-alanine ligase has product MSKWGVTDIMQALDLVSTGQIEFEATGISIDSRTLKPGEIFVAVQGDSFDGHEFLQAALNKGAAAFIISQSPPDFLKNHTYFVVPDTLQALRQLAAYSRARSKAKVVAITGSAGKTTTKEWLAQILGSFGSTVYSPASYNNHFGVPLSLASLNEDTAFGVFEIGMNHEGEIKPLACLVQPDIAIITTIAESHIGHLKTLDKIAAEKATIFAGLKQGGTAILNYDDAYFGFLSQAATNLGAGKIVKVGQKQGSDVHLVRHEYDSKTDTTLVEAHVNGNPVQYKLSLVGDHYVMNSLMVLATANCLGLDLNKVVKEVESLKPIGGRGQKHTVCIAPEKTITLIDDAYNAQPSSMQAGLTALTQLPGGRRIAVLGEMRELGDESANFHKDLLPFLQKANIDLLFACAGDMKLLLDALPPEQQAGFSEQAADLWQPLLDSLQDGDVVFIKGSKSTKVSILVHRLLALHQDILSARLEVA; this is encoded by the coding sequence ATGTCTAAGTGGGGCGTTACAGATATAATGCAAGCTCTTGACCTTGTTAGCACAGGGCAGATTGAGTTTGAAGCAACAGGAATATCGATTGATAGCCGAACTTTAAAACCAGGTGAAATTTTTGTTGCTGTTCAAGGTGACAGTTTTGATGGACACGAGTTTTTGCAAGCCGCCCTTAACAAGGGAGCCGCCGCCTTTATCATCAGCCAATCACCCCCTGATTTTTTAAAAAACCATACCTATTTTGTGGTGCCCGATACATTGCAAGCTTTAAGGCAATTGGCCGCATATAGTCGTGCGCGATCAAAAGCCAAGGTTGTCGCCATTACGGGCAGCGCTGGCAAAACCACAACCAAGGAATGGTTGGCCCAAATCTTAGGATCATTTGGATCAACGGTTTATTCGCCGGCAAGCTATAATAATCACTTTGGCGTTCCGTTAAGCTTAGCTTCCTTAAACGAAGATACGGCCTTTGGTGTTTTTGAAATAGGCATGAATCATGAGGGTGAAATTAAGCCGCTTGCGTGCCTTGTACAACCAGATATTGCGATCATTACGACCATAGCCGAATCTCACATCGGGCATTTAAAGACCCTGGATAAAATTGCGGCCGAAAAGGCGACAATTTTTGCGGGATTAAAACAGGGTGGTACGGCCATTTTGAATTATGACGATGCGTATTTTGGTTTTTTGTCACAGGCAGCAACTAACCTTGGTGCTGGCAAAATTGTTAAAGTGGGTCAAAAACAAGGTTCTGACGTTCATCTGGTTCGCCATGAGTATGACTCTAAAACAGACACAACCCTTGTTGAAGCCCATGTTAATGGAAACCCTGTTCAATACAAATTATCTTTGGTTGGCGATCACTACGTTATGAACAGCCTTATGGTGTTGGCAACAGCCAATTGTTTGGGGCTTGATTTAAATAAAGTGGTGAAGGAAGTTGAGAGCTTGAAACCAATTGGGGGCAGGGGACAAAAGCATACGGTTTGCATAGCACCAGAGAAAACAATTACTCTGATTGACGATGCCTATAACGCTCAACCCAGTTCCATGCAAGCAGGGTTAACGGCTTTAACGCAGTTGCCGGGTGGCAGACGTATTGCGGTTTTAGGGGAAATGCGGGAATTAGGCGATGAAAGTGCAAACTTTCATAAAGATCTTTTACCTTTCTTGCAAAAAGCAAATATAGACCTGTTATTTGCGTGCGCGGGCGATATGAAACTGTTGTTGGATGCATTGCCGCCTGAACAGCAAGCCGGATTCAGTGAGCAAGCCGCAGACCTTTGGCAACCATTGTTAGATTCATTGCAAGATGGAGACGTTGTTTTTATCAAAGGATCTAAAAGCACCAAAGTATCGATCTTGGTTCATCGATTGTTGGCGCTTCATCAAGATATTTTGTCAGCGCGGCTTGAGGTTGCTTAA
- a CDS encoding UDP-N-acetylmuramoyl-L-alanyl-D-glutamate--2,6-diaminopimelate ligase — protein MTAEEIAQLGNGVACDSRQVQPGNIFVAIPCASVDDHIQQAIDKGASAVVVANDRGHNSNVIKIIPTLNPRLMLAKLAKAFYPLQPENTVAVTGTNGKSSVVHLIRQLWEGCGHKAASLGTLGLISNQAIDLQVPSLTTLDSISLHKTLDRLGGVHVSHLAFEASSHGLDQYRLHAVDLKAAGFTNLTQDHLDYHHTMENYFLAKAKLFTEVLPQGAIAVLNKDCAFFEQLQTLCHQRSQKIITYSLTQPADLAIQRITQHPGFLEFDLNLMGQVYHNQRVNLVGRFQLENLLCALGLALSTCAPVDDLINALPSLQAVKGRMQWVGDHNNGSVFVDYAHTPDALKTVLQNLRPHVKGRLWVVFGCGGNRDALKRPQMGAIACEYADQVIVTDDNPRYEDPTFIRQQILAACPIATEIADRRQAIRSAIAQLKEGDIVLIAGKGHETGQIVGNVTYPFDDQIEVETFLKECVNV, from the coding sequence TTGACAGCTGAAGAAATTGCCCAATTAGGAAATGGCGTCGCCTGCGATTCCCGCCAGGTTCAACCGGGCAATATATTCGTGGCCATCCCCTGTGCAAGCGTAGACGATCATATCCAGCAAGCCATTGACAAAGGCGCCAGCGCTGTTGTTGTAGCGAATGATAGGGGGCACAATTCCAATGTCATCAAAATCATCCCCACCCTCAACCCACGACTAATGTTGGCCAAGTTAGCCAAGGCGTTCTATCCCCTTCAACCCGAAAATACCGTTGCCGTGACGGGGACTAATGGAAAAAGTTCCGTGGTGCATTTAATACGTCAGCTGTGGGAGGGGTGCGGCCATAAGGCGGCCAGTTTAGGCACGCTTGGTCTGATTTCCAATCAGGCGATTGATTTACAGGTGCCCTCTTTAACGACCCTTGACTCCATTTCCCTTCATAAAACGCTTGATCGTTTGGGCGGCGTGCATGTTAGTCATTTGGCGTTCGAGGCATCTAGCCATGGTCTTGATCAATATCGCCTTCATGCGGTTGATTTAAAGGCAGCTGGTTTTACAAACCTGACTCAAGATCATCTTGATTACCATCACACGATGGAAAATTACTTTTTGGCCAAGGCCAAATTATTTACTGAAGTCTTGCCCCAAGGGGCGATAGCAGTGCTTAACAAAGATTGTGCATTTTTCGAGCAATTGCAAACGCTGTGTCACCAACGATCGCAAAAAATCATAACGTACAGTCTGACTCAGCCAGCCGATTTGGCAATACAGCGAATTACTCAACACCCGGGTTTTCTTGAATTTGATTTGAACCTTATGGGTCAGGTTTATCACAATCAACGTGTCAACTTAGTCGGTCGCTTCCAATTGGAAAACTTGCTGTGTGCGTTGGGATTGGCATTGTCAACCTGTGCCCCCGTTGATGATTTAATTAATGCTTTGCCTTCGTTACAAGCAGTCAAAGGTCGCATGCAATGGGTTGGCGACCATAACAATGGTTCTGTCTTCGTGGATTATGCCCACACCCCCGATGCCTTGAAAACAGTGTTACAAAACCTGCGTCCGCACGTTAAAGGGCGGCTGTGGGTTGTGTTTGGTTGCGGAGGAAACCGCGATGCCTTGAAACGACCACAAATGGGGGCAATCGCCTGTGAATATGCTGATCAGGTGATAGTCACCGATGATAATCCCCGTTATGAAGACCCGACGTTTATCCGCCAACAAATTTTAGCAGCCTGTCCTATTGCCACGGAAATTGCCGATCGACGCCAAGCTATTCGTTCAGCAATTGCGCAATTAAAGGAAGGTGATATAGTATTAATTGCGGGCAAGGGGCATGAAACCGGCCAAATCGTCGGTAATGTAACGTATCCGTTTGATGACCAAATTGAAGTAGAAACCTTTTTAAAGGAATGTGTGAATGTCTAA